Proteins co-encoded in one Tursiops truncatus isolate mTurTru1 chromosome 17, mTurTru1.mat.Y, whole genome shotgun sequence genomic window:
- the PEX2 gene encoding peroxisome biogenesis factor 2 isoform X2: protein MERKDRRRKERREGGEREKKEEEVPKTFREGMASRDENMKRTDRVLRISQLDALELNKALEQLVWSQFTQCFHGFKPGLLARFEPEVKAFLWLFLWRFTIYSKNATVGQSVLNIQYKNDFSPNLRYQPLSKNQKLWYAVCTIGGKWLEERCYDLFRNRHVASFRKAKQCVNLVVGLLKLGRLINFLIFLQRGKFATLTERLLGIRSVFCRPQNVREVGFEYMNRELLWHSFAEFLIFLLPLVSIQKLKAKLSSWCIPLTRAPSSDSTLATSGRQCSLCGEWPTMPHTIGCEHVFCYYCVKSSFLFDASFACPKCGTEVHSLQPLKSGIEMTEVNAL from the exons agagagaagaaagaggaagaagttcCAA AGACCTTTAGAGAAGGCATGGCTTCCAGAGATGAGAATATGAAGCGGACAGACAGAGTGCTAAGAATAAGCCAGTTGGATGCACTTGAACTAAACAAGGCCCTGGAGCAACTCGTTTGGTCCCAGTTTACTCAGTGCTTTCATGGATTTAAGCCAGGGCTGTTAGCCCGCTTTGAACCAGAGGTGAAAGCATTCTTGTGGCTTTTCTTATGGAGATTCACCATCTACTCTAAAAATGCCACCGTGGGACAGTCAGTTTTGAATATTCAGTACAAGAACGATTTTTCCCCAAACCTGAGATACCAGCCACTGAGCAAAAATCAAAAGCTGTGGTATGCCGTCTGTACAATCGGTGGGAAGTGGTTAGAAGAACGATGCTACGATTTGTTTCGAAACCGTCACGTAGCATCCTTCAGGAAAGCCAAGCAGTGCGTGAATCTCGTGGTTGGACTTTTGAAGCTGGGCAGGTTGAttaatttcttgattttcctCCAAAGGGGCAAGTTCGCAACTTTGACCGAGCGTCTGCTGGGCATCCGTTCTGTGTTTTGCAGGCCCCAAAATGTCCGAGAAGTAGGCTTTGAGTATATGAATAGAGAACTCCTCTGGCACAGCTTTGCCGAGTTTCTGATTTTCCTCTTACCACTTGTCAGTATCCAGAAGTTGAAAGCCAAGCTCTCTTCATGGTGTATCCCTCTGACCAGAGCTCCAAGCAGTGACAGCACGCTGGCCACCAGCGGCAGACAGTGTTCTCTGTGTGGGGAGTGGCCCACCATGCCTCACACCATAGGCTGCGAGCATGTTTTCTGTTACTACTGTGTGAAGAGTAGCTTCTTATTTGATGCGTCCTTTGCTTGTCCTAAGTGCGGCACAGAGGTCCACAGCCTGCAACCACTGAAATCAGGAATCGAGATGACAGAAGTGAATGCCCTTTAG
- the PEX2 gene encoding peroxisome biogenesis factor 2 isoform X1: MRRPQQRKIERPKEGQKKRMERKDRRRKERREGGEREKKEEEVPKTFREGMASRDENMKRTDRVLRISQLDALELNKALEQLVWSQFTQCFHGFKPGLLARFEPEVKAFLWLFLWRFTIYSKNATVGQSVLNIQYKNDFSPNLRYQPLSKNQKLWYAVCTIGGKWLEERCYDLFRNRHVASFRKAKQCVNLVVGLLKLGRLINFLIFLQRGKFATLTERLLGIRSVFCRPQNVREVGFEYMNRELLWHSFAEFLIFLLPLVSIQKLKAKLSSWCIPLTRAPSSDSTLATSGRQCSLCGEWPTMPHTIGCEHVFCYYCVKSSFLFDASFACPKCGTEVHSLQPLKSGIEMTEVNAL, encoded by the exons agagagaagaaagaggaagaagttcCAA AGACCTTTAGAGAAGGCATGGCTTCCAGAGATGAGAATATGAAGCGGACAGACAGAGTGCTAAGAATAAGCCAGTTGGATGCACTTGAACTAAACAAGGCCCTGGAGCAACTCGTTTGGTCCCAGTTTACTCAGTGCTTTCATGGATTTAAGCCAGGGCTGTTAGCCCGCTTTGAACCAGAGGTGAAAGCATTCTTGTGGCTTTTCTTATGGAGATTCACCATCTACTCTAAAAATGCCACCGTGGGACAGTCAGTTTTGAATATTCAGTACAAGAACGATTTTTCCCCAAACCTGAGATACCAGCCACTGAGCAAAAATCAAAAGCTGTGGTATGCCGTCTGTACAATCGGTGGGAAGTGGTTAGAAGAACGATGCTACGATTTGTTTCGAAACCGTCACGTAGCATCCTTCAGGAAAGCCAAGCAGTGCGTGAATCTCGTGGTTGGACTTTTGAAGCTGGGCAGGTTGAttaatttcttgattttcctCCAAAGGGGCAAGTTCGCAACTTTGACCGAGCGTCTGCTGGGCATCCGTTCTGTGTTTTGCAGGCCCCAAAATGTCCGAGAAGTAGGCTTTGAGTATATGAATAGAGAACTCCTCTGGCACAGCTTTGCCGAGTTTCTGATTTTCCTCTTACCACTTGTCAGTATCCAGAAGTTGAAAGCCAAGCTCTCTTCATGGTGTATCCCTCTGACCAGAGCTCCAAGCAGTGACAGCACGCTGGCCACCAGCGGCAGACAGTGTTCTCTGTGTGGGGAGTGGCCCACCATGCCTCACACCATAGGCTGCGAGCATGTTTTCTGTTACTACTGTGTGAAGAGTAGCTTCTTATTTGATGCGTCCTTTGCTTGTCCTAAGTGCGGCACAGAGGTCCACAGCCTGCAACCACTGAAATCAGGAATCGAGATGACAGAAGTGAATGCCCTTTAG
- the PEX2 gene encoding peroxisome biogenesis factor 2 isoform X3, translating into MASRDENMKRTDRVLRISQLDALELNKALEQLVWSQFTQCFHGFKPGLLARFEPEVKAFLWLFLWRFTIYSKNATVGQSVLNIQYKNDFSPNLRYQPLSKNQKLWYAVCTIGGKWLEERCYDLFRNRHVASFRKAKQCVNLVVGLLKLGRLINFLIFLQRGKFATLTERLLGIRSVFCRPQNVREVGFEYMNRELLWHSFAEFLIFLLPLVSIQKLKAKLSSWCIPLTRAPSSDSTLATSGRQCSLCGEWPTMPHTIGCEHVFCYYCVKSSFLFDASFACPKCGTEVHSLQPLKSGIEMTEVNAL; encoded by the coding sequence ATGGCTTCCAGAGATGAGAATATGAAGCGGACAGACAGAGTGCTAAGAATAAGCCAGTTGGATGCACTTGAACTAAACAAGGCCCTGGAGCAACTCGTTTGGTCCCAGTTTACTCAGTGCTTTCATGGATTTAAGCCAGGGCTGTTAGCCCGCTTTGAACCAGAGGTGAAAGCATTCTTGTGGCTTTTCTTATGGAGATTCACCATCTACTCTAAAAATGCCACCGTGGGACAGTCAGTTTTGAATATTCAGTACAAGAACGATTTTTCCCCAAACCTGAGATACCAGCCACTGAGCAAAAATCAAAAGCTGTGGTATGCCGTCTGTACAATCGGTGGGAAGTGGTTAGAAGAACGATGCTACGATTTGTTTCGAAACCGTCACGTAGCATCCTTCAGGAAAGCCAAGCAGTGCGTGAATCTCGTGGTTGGACTTTTGAAGCTGGGCAGGTTGAttaatttcttgattttcctCCAAAGGGGCAAGTTCGCAACTTTGACCGAGCGTCTGCTGGGCATCCGTTCTGTGTTTTGCAGGCCCCAAAATGTCCGAGAAGTAGGCTTTGAGTATATGAATAGAGAACTCCTCTGGCACAGCTTTGCCGAGTTTCTGATTTTCCTCTTACCACTTGTCAGTATCCAGAAGTTGAAAGCCAAGCTCTCTTCATGGTGTATCCCTCTGACCAGAGCTCCAAGCAGTGACAGCACGCTGGCCACCAGCGGCAGACAGTGTTCTCTGTGTGGGGAGTGGCCCACCATGCCTCACACCATAGGCTGCGAGCATGTTTTCTGTTACTACTGTGTGAAGAGTAGCTTCTTATTTGATGCGTCCTTTGCTTGTCCTAAGTGCGGCACAGAGGTCCACAGCCTGCAACCACTGAAATCAGGAATCGAGATGACAGAAGTGAATGCCCTTTAG